DNA sequence from the Candidatus Nanopelagicales bacterium genome:
GCTTGCGCGAGTAGTCCTCCATGACGCGCCGAACAACACCGCCCTTGGGATGGAAAACGGGCAGCCCGGACCCAACCTCCTCAGGGAAGGAGAACAGGTCGAGTTCCGCGCCGAGGCGGCGGTGGTCCCGCCGGGCGGCCTCCTCCAAGAAGGTCTCGTAGGCGCGAAGCTGCGCCTTGTCCGGCCAAGCTGTGCCGTAGATGCGCTGCAGTTGCTCGTTGCTATCGTCTCCCAGCCAGTAGGCGGCTGACGACCGCATCAGCTTCACTGCGTTGGAGGGGATGTGGCGCGTGGTCGGCACGTGAGGTCCGCGGCACATGTCGCCCCAAGTCCGCTCTCCCGTGCGCGGGTCGATGCTGTCGTAGACGGTCAGGTCCTTGCCGCCAGTCTCGGCGCCGAGGTCGGCTGCTTCCTCCGCTCCTCCCTCGCGGCCGATCAGCCAAAGCTTGAAGGGCTCATCGGCGAACTCGTTCCGGGCTTCGTCTTCGGTCAACACCCTGCGGCCGAACTTCTGGCCGGACTTCAGGATCTGCACCGTGCGTGCCTGAATCTTCGCCAGATCCTCGGCTGTGAATGGTTGCGAAACTCGGAAGTCGTAGTAGAAGCCGTCCCTGATCGGAGGACCGAAGCCCAGCTTGGCCTCTGGATGCAGCTCCTGGACAGCCTGGGCCAGGACGTGCGCGACCGAGTGGCGCAGAACATGCAGCCCATCCGGGGAGTCGACGCGAACCATCTCGACGGTGTCACCGGGCGCCAAGACGTGATCGAGGTCGACAAGCTCGCCATTCACTCTGGCAACCACGACGGCACGGTCGTTGCCAGCTAGGTCCGCCGCGCGTCCATCCTCGGGCAACGCGACATCCTGCCCGTCGCACTGGACCTGCATCTGGGACAACTCTGCCTCCGGTCTCACGCACCCTCGCCGACGCATAGCGCCAGGTTCTCATCGTATTGGCACGCAGCCGGTGGGTCAGCCACCCGACTCCAGGCGAAGCAGAACGCTCGACAAGACATCCAACCCCTCGGTCAGGAGGTCCTCGCCGATGATCAAGGGCGGAAGCAGGCGTATGACGTTGCCCCATGTCCCAGCCATCAGCAAGACCACGCCCTCGGCTGTGCAAGCGTCGACGACTCGCTTGGTCAGGGCGTGAAGCGGTTCCAACGAATCCCGGTTCGCCAATTCGATCGCCATCATCGCGCCCCGGCCCCGGACATCCACGATGCTCCGGCTCTCCCGGGCCAGGGCCTCCAACCGTGGCCTGCAGACCACTTCGATCCTGCGGGCGCGCCCAGCCAGGTCCAGGTCGGACATCATCTTGATCGCTGCCACACCGGCAGCGCAGGCCACCGGGCTGCCACCGAATGTCCCGCCCAAGCCCCCCGTGTGCACTGAATCCATAACGTCGGCGCGGCCCGTTACAGCCGACACCGGAAGGCCCCCGGCTATGCCCTTGGCGAGCGCCATCAGATCAGGCTCCACGCCTTCGGCTGCGCACGCGAACCAATCCCCCGTCCGGCAGAAGCCCGTCTGGATCTCATCGGCGACCAGCAGGACTCCGTGCGCCCTCGCCCACGCGGCCAGCGCCGGTAGGAAACCCGGTGCCGGAACGATGAACCCACCCTCGCCCAGGATCGGCTCGAACACGACGGCCGCCACCTGGTCGGCGCCAACCAGGGACTCGATCAGCCCGATCGCGCGAGCGGCCGCCTGTTCCCCGTCCAGACCGTCGCGGAGCGGATACGAGCCAGGGACTCGGTACACCTCGGGGGCGAACGGCCCGAAACCGCGCTTGAACGGCATGCTCTT
Encoded proteins:
- the gabT gene encoding 4-aminobutyrate--2-oxoglutarate transaminase, which encodes MASRPHQSASADIEQSRRLVTPIPGPESLRLMARRKLAVTSAVVAAHPVFIERAGGGILVDLDGNHLIDLASGIAVTNVGNAAPPVVEAVAEQAAKITHTSFMITGYESYVDLCEDLNRITPGEFEKRSALFNSGAEAVENAVKVARSFTRRDAVVVFDNAYHGRTNLTMAMTAKSMPFKRGFGPFAPEVYRVPGSYPLRDGLDGEQAAARAIGLIESLVGADQVAAVVFEPILGEGGFIVPAPGFLPALAAWARAHGVLLVADEIQTGFCRTGDWFACAAEGVEPDLMALAKGIAGGLPVSAVTGRADVMDSVHTGGLGGTFGGSPVACAAGVAAIKMMSDLDLAGRARRIEVVCRPRLEALARESRSIVDVRGRGAMMAIELANRDSLEPLHALTKRVVDACTAEGVVLLMAGTWGNVIRLLPPLIIGEDLLTEGLDVLSSVLLRLESGG